cTCATTCTGAATTCTAACCTcaccaatctgtccctctctctgggacATTTCCTTCAGAAGACTTCTCTTAAGCCCCTGGACTGGATTAGGAGCCACTCTATGTGCTTCCATTGTATTCTGTGTTCCCCCTATTTGTAACCCTTAACCCTGCTTTATAATTGCTCTGTGCTTCTTAATTGCCTCCTCTGCAAGCTCTATAAAGAAAGATCTGTCTTGTTCACCATTGTATTCCCAGCACATGACACACTGCAGATGCTCATATATTATGCTGAATTCATGCATCAGCCACACAGACCACACTCTTCCAGCTATACCATGTTGTCTCATACCACCAAGCCTGGATCACTTTGACAGCCTGCATGGAGTCAGGTGTCCTTTAAATTTTCTCAGTGCTTTTGCTATTTGTCACATCTGCAGATACCCAGATTCACTAgttacattataatttttataatttcactcTTGGAAAATAGCTGGAGTTAAGTCTCTATATACTTAATTCCCATTACCACCTATTGTGAGGATTCAAAGAACAAACACTTGTAAATGGGCTCAGCCTTGAGACTGACATTTATTAGGTGCTTAATACCTAGTGgttccattctctttttttatacaGTTCCTTTGTTACCACCCATTTCCcatgttttggtttttaataaaatgtcctATGGTTTTATGGTAATTTACAGTTTGCAAAGTATTTTCCAAATTCCAAAACATTGTTTTTTATCCTTAAAACAGTTCTGCCATGTGTATACattattatgctcattttaaagataagaaaccTGAGGTCCAAAAAATTCATTCAGTTCACCTTTGATCACAGTGAATCACTGTCACACAAAGGATTATTTTAACACATTGCCAGTAATTTTCCCCCATCACACTGACCCTACACTCTGCTACCAATGTTTTTTCAGGGAGAAAGGAATAATGACAAAGAATGAGAGTCAGAGATCACTGGTCTGAATACAGAATAcctagtatatatatttatagttatcaGGCCCCAAGAATGATGCCATCTCAACACTGTCTCTAGAACCAATTCCATTTCCCCTCTGGCTGAAACTTAGATGTGCTAACGCAGGTTTCTAATAATTAGGATTTTGATTGTCTTTGATCTAGTCaaggagaaattttttttccctgacagCTGGAAAGCCTTCACAGAGGTCAGCGGCTTTGGCCTGAAAAGACAAGAGCTTCCTGGGTAATTCTCAACCCTGACTCATCCGGGGAGCTTTGCCCCTCCCATCCTACCCCCACctccccaaaaaaacaacaaaactgatgCCTAGGTTCCTcgtgattttttgtgtgtgtgtgtatttttctgaagtgagaagcagggaggcagagagattcccgcatgtgccccacggagatccacccagcatgcccaccagggggtgatgctctgcccatctggggcattgctccattgcaactggagccattctagcgcctgaggtggaggccacacaccatcctcaatgcccgggccaactttgctccaatggagccttggctgcaggaggggaagagagagaaagagagaaagaagagggggaagggtggagaagtagatgggtgcttctcctgtgtgccctggccgggaattgaactcaggacttccaggcagactctctaccactgagcaaactggccagggtcagagagagatTTTGGTTTTTGATTTAATTGATTTGGGGTGGGAACCCAAGTATCAGTATTTTATAGATGCTCCAAGGTGATTCCACTATGTAGCCAGGGCTGAGAAATCACTGCTGCATAAGCTGATGTCTGGGGAGTGGGAGAGCAAATATTCAACTTAACTTGCACTCATGGCACCTACTCcagagactggtgaggtagaaagggAAAGGTAGAAATCAagggtagaaagagagaaaattgggAATAAATGTGGGCAAGTTAATTTCAGGGACAAAGCAATCTCCACTGTGGATTCAGAAAATGCATCACTGAAAACTCACACCTAACCAGCAAAGTCAGGTCGGAGCCAACTTTTGACACATATGCTGTCATGCACTGGTTTTGAGAGGTCTGGTCATTTAACCCCATTTTACTGTTGTTGAGACAACCTAGGTCTAGAAGCAGTGAGAGATTTTGTCTGACTCACACAAGAGGGGTATCTTTGAAATGGAGTTTGAACCTGGAGGGACGGCAGGGTTCAGGATGTTCAgcctaaaatcttttatttatttatttattcattcatttttttagagaggagagaaagatagagagagggagagagaaagaaaggaggtaggagcaggaagcatcaactcccgtatgtgccttgagcagacaagtgcagggtttcgaacctaaccagtgacctcagcactccaggtcgacgctttatccactgcgccaccacaggtctagccTAAAGTCTTAGGATCCAGTCTAAAATCTTAAAGCGAGGTCTACAGACCCCCTCGCCCAGGCCCTGAAGTCCTGTGAACTCCGACCTCACCGCTAGGAGAATGCCTACAAATAAACCTCAGTCATGTTTCAGCTGCAGACTGAGGGGGTGTGACTACTTTCCAGCCTCGTGCTGAGGGGGCGTGGCTGCTCTGACCCCGCCTCCGAGTGTAAGAGGCCGCCTTTCAGGCGAGAGGGGCGGGGCAGCCTTGCCCTTACAGCCGGGAGGGGGCGCGAGAGGAGCTTCTTCGCTACGAGAGGGCGCTTCTTTTACGTCACTTCCGTGCGCCGCCCTAACGTGTCTATCGGGCGCGTACAGCGGCGGCTCGTTTTGCTATTAAAGTTCGGTCTCCGTGGCCTTTTGCGAGACATGGAGAGTGACTTTTATCTGCGTTACTACGTGGGTCACAAGGGCAAGTTCGGCCACGAATTCCTGGAATTTGAGTTCCGACCCGATGGTAAGAACTGTCTCCCGCCCCCCTAGAGCGAGGACTAGGCCTGGGGGCGAGCGCAGGGCGGCCGGGGGTCCGGAATGTGCGGGGAAGTAGAAGAGGAAGAAACGGGCCTGGAGTGAACACTCTGTGTCCGCCCCACTGGTTCTTTTTGTCCGTGTGCAGGGGCTTATGTTTAGTGACATTTTTTTTACCAGAGTGCTTCATTCAGTAAACATCGATTGAACGCCCAGCTTGTATTAGGCTCTGTTCCACAGTCTTGGATACAGAGGTGAACGATGATAGACAAACTTCCTCATTCGTGGAATTTGTATTCTAGGGCTTGgagaaaaatcataaataaaaacgATTCCAAATAGTGATGAATGGTTAGAAAATACGACAAAATGATGGAATAATTGCTGGTGGGCTGGTTTTAAATAGGGTGGCCGAAAGTTCTCTTGAAAAGGGGATATTTGAATGAGCCTGATTGACAAGAAGGAGCCAGCCTTTTTGTGAGAAGCTCAAAAAGAATCCTAGCCAGAGGGAGTATCAGAGTCAGGGCCATAGGGCAGGGTGAGCTAGGCAAATTTCAGGTGGCTAATGTGGCTGTAGAGCAGTGAGCTCTGGGGAGAATAGTAGGAGATGTGGGATAAGTAGGCAGTGGTCACACCTGTAGGTCTTTGTAGCCATGTTAAAGAGTTTGTGTTTTGTTCTAAGTGCAGCAGGAAGCAATTGAACAGTTTTAAGCAGAGAAAAGATGTGATCCGttcttgaaaatatattctaattatCAGGTACGGAATGAGCAGAAGTGGAAACAGGACTATGTATAGGAGACAGTTAACAATTGTTCAGACAGAAGGGATATTGGTTGGGACTAGGGTGAGAGTAAAAGTGGAGAGAAGGATTTAGGATACTGTTAAGGGCAGAACCAATATGACTTTGTCAGTTATAGGATTTAGGGAGGAGGAACAGTGGTGAAGGAAAAGGAATCAAAATAAGGTCACAAAGATGAATCTGACAAGCCGCATTTGTGAAGGAAATAGACTTGTAAACAGTGACACAGTATATTAGGTGCTCTGGTAGAAACAGAAGGGACCCTGGGAGCAGAAAGAAGGCACCTAATCTAGCCTAAGGGTTCAGAGGCTTCCTTATTAAAACGAGGGGGATGTGAGTTTTTAGTAACTGTAGGAGTTGTTCAGGCAGATAAGAGTTAGGAACATTTTGGACAGCATTAACGGCAAAGAGGCTGAAAACCAAAAAGTACATGGGATGCTTCTGTTGCAGGAGTGTGCATGAAAAAGCAGGCAGGGGCTCTGCTTTGCAGTATGCCATGTTGATTTGGATTTTATCAGGAAGGCAGTGAGAAGTCATTGTCAGTATCAACATACTAGAGTAACCTAAGCAGAGCCATCTGTTACTACATCACTTTGTCCAGTGTGTGGCAAATGAACTGAAAGGAAAGAGTCTTGAGGCAGAGAGTGCAGTGAAGCATCAATTAATTAGGTGATTTTATCTTCTCCTACCCACCATTTACGCAGTTTAGCCTGTTGAATACACATATGTGCAAAGGGCCTTGTTTACCAAATGTACTAAGTAATAAAACCACAACTTTTCCATAACAGAAATAGGTCAGAATGTTGCAATGAcaagataatatatttatatgtaaacagCATTTTACAGTTTTCAAAAGGCTTTCAGAACTCATTTAGATTCAGGATGCTGTGTGTGCAAGTAAGTTACCAGTTACTATACCTGTTTTTAGCCAAGGATATTAACCTGCAGAGATATGATTTGCCAGAGTCACAAAAGAATCTGCCTGTGTTTTTTCTCACACCTCAGCTACCTTTTGCAAGAACTAATTCAGCTTCAGCTGTATTTTTGGCCGAGGCTATTTAGTAgcctaaaataaattgaaaaaatgtaTTGTTGAAGCACTAAAagtgtaaatattaaaatgttagacACTTGAGGGAAAGTTAGAATACATTTTAAGCAACAGTTGATAGTCTTAGTAAGTTAATGATGGTTTATTcatgttattattatatattgaatttgttttttgctCCTCAACAGGGAAATTGAGATATGCCAACAACAGCAATTACAAAAATGATGTCATGATCAGAAAAGAGGTAATGAGCCTTCTGAGAGCCTTTCATTCATTATAGTTTAGCCTTTTTTGCTGTTCTTTCTGGGAGTAGTATTGAAAGATAAAGAATATGATAGAACAGACATGTCTATAGCAGCTTCtaaagttttatttcctttttttaatgtttattttattgagagagaagaagggggaaagagagagacagagacaggaacattgatctgttcctgtatgtgcccagactggggattgaaccggcaacctctgtgctttaggacgatgctctaaccaactgagctgtccatccagggcctaaagtttttctcagatatttttatagatttttttgtttgttttgtttttttacaaaacttAATCACTTACTGGTAATTATTTGAAGTCTTGTATATCTTGATTTGAAACCTGAATATGATGCTTACTAACcatatgaccttggacaaattccCTGGATGAACTTGATAAATTGAGTTTCATcagcaaaaacaaataataagggCTATCCCCCATTCAGAGTGTTTGTTATTGTCCCTGGTGCATAGCATTCATTAGAGCTCTGTCATTTGCATTTGAATGGAAAGGGAGCATGGAAAACAGTTTAACATTATTGAATGCATGTTAGATGCCAGTCATGccactgaatattttatatacatgatcTTATTTAACCTTGATTATAAGTCTGGGTGATGGGTAGTATTAGATATTCTTTACAGATAAGACCTTGAAGGCTGAGATATTAATTAATTCTGGGACTTGTTTAAAGTCAGCCTGCTAGAAAGAGATAGAGCAGGAAGTCAAGCCTACCTCTGTCAAATCCATGTGCTTTATTTTGGTGTGATTTCTACCAGTCTTCATCAAAGCTACTCTTTCCTTTTAACCACTTTGTCACATTTGAAAATATCTTGTCAATATATTTTCATGCTTTTATATTTAGCAGTcaggtttttgtgtgtttttttggtttcttattttttattttttacagagacagagtcagagagagggatagacagggacaggcagacaggaacagagagatgagaagaatcaatcattagtttttcgttgcgcatgcaacaccttaattgttcattgattgccttttcatacgtgccttgaccacgggccttcagcagaccgagtaaaccaggggtccccaaactgcggccccctgaggccatttatacggcccccgccgcacttccggaaggggcacctctttcattggtggtcagtgagaggagcatagttcccattgaaatactggtcagtttgttgatttaaatttccttgttctttattttaaatattgtatttgttcctgttttgttttttttactttaaaataagatatgtgcagtgtgcatagcggatttgttcatagtttttttttatagtccggccctccaatggtctgagggacagtgaactggccccctgtgtaaaaagtttggggacccctggagtaaacccttgctcgagccagcaaccttgggctcaagctggtgagcttttgctcaaactatatgagcctgcactcaagctggcgacctcggggtcttgaacctgggtcttccgcatcccagtccgacgctctatccactgtgccaccgcccagtcaggctatttAGCAGTCAGTTTAATGTTTACACACACGTCagcatccactttttttttttttacataaactaATACGTAAAGTGTATTTAAAAGACATGTCTCTGCTCTTTAGAAGTATGTCATGTAGTTAAGAATAACCAGGGTTACTCACAAATCTTTCGTTTTGGGTTTAGGTGTGAGTTGAGTGTAGGCAGAGTGAAGGTCCATGTGAACAAGATGTGCCAAGAAGTAGAAACAGATATATGGGGGACTGAGTCATTGGGCACTTCTGACCCTGCCCTCTTTAGCGTGCAGGTCAAGCCTAAATGTCTTCCCATTTGCTGAGGTTCCAGAAATAAGTTTTCAGGAGTAGTCTCTAGTTTTAATCACTATCTGAGGCAAAACACTGCTTAGGAATACAACTGAAATTCTGTGTTTTAAATTGCTTTCAGGCTTACGTACATAAAAGTGTGATGGAGGAACTGAAGAGAATAATTGATGACAGTGAAATAACCAAAGAGGATGATGCCTTATGGCCTCCTCCTGACCGAGTGGGCCGGCAGGTGAGTGTTTTAGCAACTGTCCACAGTGCAGAAATCTTACAAATAAGATAAGTTGATTGCTCTGCGTATGACATGGAATCAATCCTCCACTTGTGGTGCAAATTCCCATGTGCATTGTGGAGCCCTGCACAAAGCAGTTTACCAGCTTGATCTAAGGAAGCAGTAATCCCACAGGGAGGAACAGAGAAGGCAAAAAGTGCTGCTGACCACATAGAGCCCAGCCCTGAATTTTTTCTTGTGACTCCCGTCCTCCTCGTCTCAGTTTTTGCTGTCTACCTTACTTACTAACTACTATAGACAAAGTATTGTGAGGCTACAAAGATAAATAGGACGTAGTTATTTCAGCAGTCTAATGGGAGGAAAATTATGCAAGCAACTAAATATATGAGAGATTGTTCTTGGCCTCACCTGCTTCCTTCCTGATCCAGAGTTCTGATTGATTTCCTTGTTTTGACTCTTGTTTTGATGAGCCCATTTTTCCATCCTAAAGCCAGAGTAatcgtttttgttttaagattttatttattgattttagagagaggaaagagaggagggggaagcatcaacttgtagtagttgcttctcgtatgttccttgaccgggcaagcctagggtttggaaccggcaacctcagcattcccagtcaacgctttatccactgcaccaccacaggtcaggcatagagtaatcttttaaaatgtaaatttgtttATGTACAGAGGTCTTCAAATAACATTTCATTCAATATGGTTTCCTTACGACTTTGATGAGATGCCATACAAACTTAACTGTTGTTTCTCTCAATTAGCCTGTGATAATATTGGTTTTGTTATGCTATGTCATTTGACTTAAAGTCACAGAATCAATCAACACTGATTTTTAAACTCCTCAGTAGCTTCCTATGGCATTTAGAATGAAATCCAAACTCCTACTTTATCTTCTACTCTCACAATCTCTGGCTGTGTTCAGACCTCACTggccttatttcttttcttcacacATATTTGTTCTTAGTTTAGGACCTTTGTATTTGCTACATGCTGCCGGAATATTCTACCCGAGACTGTCTTTATTATTGAGGTCTTCATATGTAACTTTTTAAGGGATGTCTTATCTGTCCATCAAATCTAAAATGCCCCTccccatcatttaaaaaaaattttgttttattgtcttcATACCATTTATTATCTGAACTTGTCCATGTTGCTCAGAAAGTATTTGTGAAACATAGACTGTTAACTACCAAAACTCACAAAACAATTATGCAGTTTCTTCCAAATCTCAGATAGGGGAGCCTAGGTCTAAACCAAAATTTGATTTATCTCTTTGTTTCTAGTACCTAGCACAGCAGTGCTCAGAGTGAAGTGGTCTTGTTTATGTGtagtagatcagtggtccccaaccttttttgggccacagactggtttaatgtcagaaaatattttcacggaccggcctatAGGGTGGTGTATgatgtgaccgagacaagggtcaagagtgagtcttagacagatgtaacagagggaatctggtcatttttaaaaaataaaacatcgttcagacttaaatataaataaaacagaaataatgtaagttatttattctttctctgcggactggtaccaaatggcccataaactggtaccagtccgtggccccggggttggggaccactgtagtaGATGATCCCTCCCCCATGTGCTTAATGAAAAAATCTAGTTCGGCTagacttaattattatttttttaatgtttctaggAGCTTGAAATTGTCATTGGAGATGAACACATTTCTTTCACAACATCAAAAATTGGTTCACTTATTGATGTCAATCAGTCCAAGTAAGTGTACATGATCCTTATATCCAGATGTGTCTATTTTGCAGCAGTTTGATATGAAACCCTTAACTTAATTGGGACCATTATGGTAAGATCTGGTACAGATGCAAAACAAGGGATCAGCTTTGTCCCTCTCCATGGGGAGAGAGACTAAGTTATTTTCAAGGACTTGCTCCTATTGCTTTTAGTGTTTTATCCAATTATTACTAATAGTAGCTTCTCAGTGACACACAGAGTAATGCAACAGGAGCAGCCAAAGTGGGTAAGAATCTGTCCagagcagaaaaatgaaatatgccAAAATAAGTGCTTGAGATCAACTATAGTGTCACTTCCTCAGTGTTAGTTATTCAGACTGGCACATCTTAAAGTCTGGCTTGGGTGAAACTTGAAATTACttggaatataaatttaaaaatttgtgttgTCAGTAGGGCAAATTATAAAGTTGAGACATAAATCTGTATGCTGCAGAGTCCTCAGAATTGAAAACCTCTTTGGCTGTTGTGTTTTGAGGATTTGGGATTAGATAGGGCTCACTTTTAGTACATGGTGGGCATAATTGTCTTCCTTTGGATAGTTTCTTTGTTCTTAGCCAGTTATGCCATAGTAACCTTCATCCTCTTGGTCCTGACTagtaccacttaaaaaaaaagtttccctaaTTCTGAAACTAATACATACTCATTATAGACTATAAAGGAAATATAGAAAAGTAAgaggaaaaaagcctgaccaatggtggcacagtggatagaacatcatcctgggacattgaggtccaggtttgaaaccccaaggctcaccagtttgagcatgcggtcaccaacttgagtgtgggatcatcaatgtGATCCtgtggtcgctagcttgaagcccaagggtgctggcttgagcaaggggtcactggctcagctagagctccctagtcaaggcacgtttgagacacaatcaatgaacaactaaagaactataactacaaattgatgcttctcatctctccctttctctttatctctctcatgCATGCTATTAAAAGGGATGtatcttattcctttttctgtgtgttaaacccctcctctctctaaaatgaataaataaaatcttgaataaaaaaaagaatatgggccctggccggttggctcagtggtagagtgtcggcctggcatgtggaagtcctgggttcgattcctggccagggcacacaggagaagtgcctatctgcttctccacccttccccctctcctttctctctttccctctctccctctctctttctctctctctcttcccctcccacagccaaggctccattggagcaaagttggcccaggtggtgaggatgactccatggcttccgcctcaggcgctataatggctccagttgcaatggagcaacgccccagatgggcagagcatcgccccctggtgggcatgctgggtggatcccggtccagtgcatgcgggagtctgtctctctgcctccctccctgcttctcacttcagaaaaatacaaaaaaaaaaaaaaaaaagaatatgtagtttttttaaaaccACAGATAACATTTAGAtcaacagtattttattttaaagacatggctgagagccatcgaccttggggtATTGAACTGCCAACCTCAatattccagattgacacttgatccactacacaaccactggtcaggcaatgatcTTCTAAAGCatttccccatttaaaaaataccatatcATTTTAAATTACCTCATCATATTCTATTTTAATATGGAGCATAGagccttttcctccttttttggaTACTTTGTTGTTTTCCGAGTTTTAATTCTGTAAATACTTCATgagtaatattttgttatttaatctGGGTTATTAAATAGTATtatcgtgcctgacctgtggtggtgcagtggataaagtgtcgacctggaaatgctgaggtcacaggttcgaaaccctgggcttgcctggtcaaggcacatatgggagttgatgcttcctgctcctccctcccccttctctctcctctctctctctcccccctctctcctttctaaaaaatgaataaataaaaaaattttagaaaaaaaaaatagtattatcgtgtcatttttcctcagttttttaaacatttgttttccttttcattttagggACCCAGAAGGCTTACGAGTATTTTATTATCTTGTCCAGGACCTGAAGTGTTTGGTCTTCAGTCTTATTGGATTACACTTCAAGATTAAACCAATCTAGGTTGAATATTGGTATGGACACAAGGGGAGATAGGAGTAGCTATTTTTAAGTACCATTATCAAGAAATTTTTGTGTATAtgagggcaatttttttttataaactataaaatgattgtgtttaataaatacataacaaaatgcaatttttattgttttatataaagaTCTAAATGTGTGAACTCTTCtcagttactttttaaaacacttaGCATCTTGTTTGATATATTGCCCCAAAATCTAATTGAGTCAACTCTAGGTGTAACTACCAATTCacaggaaataagaaaataaggaaacacaTTAAATCCTGATtaggcactggcacagtggatagagcatcatcagcctgggatgcagagaacccaggtttgaaaccctgaagtcaccagcttgagtgcaagctcatccagcttgagtgctaggtcactgacttgagcgcaaaggttgctagctttgagcccaagatcactggcttgagcaaggggttaatggtttggctggaggcccctggtcaaggcacataggagaaagcaattgaactaagatgctgcaatgaagaattgatgcttctcatctctctcccttcctgtctgtccctctcacaataaatgaatgaatgaatgaaacacaTTAAAAACTACAGTTGGAGTTCAATTAGCAATATCCAGAGAAAACTCCAGGGCAAAGGGTCTGGTttcttcaataaagaaattgcaaacagccctggccagttggctcagcggtagagcattggcctggtgtggatatcccgggtttgattcctagccaaggcacacaggagaagcaaacatgtgcttctctacccctcccccatccctctctcccctcccctcctgcagccatgtttgGAATGGGCAACCAATTTAGCCCCTTTATGCtgaccatggccttgcctcaggcactgaaatagcttattgcaagcaacagagcagctgccccagatagagcatcaccctgtagggggcttgccaagtggatcccaatcTGGGCagatgcaggaatctgtctctgcctccctgcctctcacgtaattaaaaaattagaattaaaaaatgcaaacatgttgggaatatggaggaggggggatgcattcggggcaacactag
The Saccopteryx bilineata isolate mSacBil1 chromosome 3, mSacBil1_pri_phased_curated, whole genome shotgun sequence DNA segment above includes these coding regions:
- the MAGOH gene encoding protein mago nashi homolog; the protein is MESDFYLRYYVGHKGKFGHEFLEFEFRPDGKLRYANNSNYKNDVMIRKEAYVHKSVMEELKRIIDDSEITKEDDALWPPPDRVGRQELEIVIGDEHISFTTSKIGSLIDVNQSKDPEGLRVFYYLVQDLKCLVFSLIGLHFKIKPI